A single genomic interval of Deltaproteobacteria bacterium harbors:
- a CDS encoding GAF domain-containing protein has translation MGIHSIMDIAGALNDDPRFVAYEVLRADGELVEVRCDTGTALLVAPTLWRDPQRVTAELGRNSRCPPLLVCLGGEGEMDDLQALRQRAVLACLPLPTTAHALEASLTNSMALLAMQARAVERDRVTERYRYEVEELISIAASLSSERDIHRLLALILEKSRYISGADAGSVYILVPHPDRPDDQLLRFAVAQNDSVEVDFESFTLEISSRSIVGAAVVARRVIHIPDLGALARDNPLGLEHNRSFDDRTGYHTRSVLTVPMINHQDAVIGVIQLINKKREPASRLRTVEDFERQVIPFDERSIELGKTLAYQAAIALDNALLYNELREVFEGFVEASVLAIEARDPPTSGHSRRVANLTVGLAEAVDRVTLGPLAELSFSPDNLKELEYAALMHDFGKVGVPEQVLVKAHKLYEWNLEQIRLRFDYVREWLKSESLRRRLELSLQGTGRLGEQLEAQEALLQKQHGYLEHCWEIIAGSNRPTVLPAESAALLDEIAQQTYLDPKGVVRPYLTGEELRCLRIRRGSLSEDERAQIESHVVHSYNFLCTIPWGRGFRQVPQIARDHHEKLDGTGYPRRKCGDQIPVQARMMTIADIYDALTAADRPYKPALEPETALAILGDEVRQGKLDAALFSVFVEAHVYRKVLKTT, from the coding sequence ATGGGCATCCACTCGATCATGGACATCGCCGGGGCGCTGAACGACGACCCGCGCTTCGTCGCGTACGAGGTGCTGCGCGCCGACGGCGAGCTCGTCGAGGTCCGGTGCGACACGGGCACCGCCCTTCTCGTGGCGCCCACGCTGTGGCGAGACCCCCAGCGGGTCACCGCCGAGCTCGGCCGGAACAGCCGCTGCCCGCCGCTCCTCGTCTGCCTGGGAGGGGAAGGGGAGATGGACGACCTGCAGGCCCTGCGACAGCGCGCGGTCCTCGCCTGCCTTCCGCTCCCCACGACGGCGCACGCTCTCGAGGCCTCGCTGACCAATTCCATGGCCCTCCTCGCGATGCAGGCCCGCGCGGTGGAGCGGGACCGCGTGACGGAGCGGTACCGCTACGAGGTGGAGGAACTCATCTCGATCGCCGCGTCGCTCAGCTCCGAGCGCGACATCCACCGACTTCTGGCCCTCATCCTCGAGAAGAGCCGCTACATCTCGGGGGCCGACGCGGGGAGCGTCTACATCCTGGTTCCGCACCCCGACCGCCCCGACGACCAGCTCCTCCGCTTTGCGGTGGCGCAGAACGACTCCGTGGAGGTGGACTTCGAGTCCTTCACCCTGGAGATCTCGAGCCGCTCGATCGTGGGGGCTGCGGTGGTCGCGCGCCGCGTGATCCACATCCCGGACCTCGGCGCCCTGGCCCGAGACAATCCACTGGGACTCGAGCATAACCGGAGCTTCGACGACCGAACGGGGTATCACACGCGCTCGGTCCTCACGGTCCCGATGATCAACCACCAGGATGCGGTCATCGGGGTGATCCAACTCATCAACAAGAAGCGCGAGCCGGCGAGCCGCCTACGCACCGTCGAGGACTTCGAGAGGCAGGTGATCCCCTTCGACGAGCGCTCCATCGAGCTCGGCAAGACGCTGGCCTACCAGGCCGCCATCGCCCTCGACAACGCGCTCCTCTACAACGAGCTGCGGGAGGTCTTCGAAGGCTTCGTGGAAGCCTCGGTGCTGGCCATCGAAGCGCGAGATCCACCGACGAGCGGTCACTCGCGGCGCGTGGCGAACCTGACCGTCGGCCTGGCCGAGGCGGTGGACCGCGTGACCCTCGGGCCCCTCGCGGAGCTCTCGTTCAGCCCCGACAACCTGAAGGAGCTCGAGTACGCCGCCCTGATGCATGACTTCGGCAAGGTGGGGGTCCCCGAGCAGGTGCTGGTCAAGGCGCACAAGCTTTACGAGTGGAATCTCGAGCAAATTCGGCTACGTTTCGACTACGTGCGGGAGTGGCTCAAGAGCGAGAGCCTTCGGCGCCGCCTGGAGCTGTCGCTGCAGGGGACGGGGCGCCTCGGGGAACAGCTCGAGGCCCAGGAAGCCTTATTGCAGAAGCAACATGGATACTTGGAGCACTGCTGGGAGATCATCGCAGGCTCCAACCGCCCCACGGTGCTCCCCGCGGAGAGCGCGGCGTTGCTCGACGAGATTGCGCAACAGACGTACCTGGACCCGAAGGGCGTAGTTCGGCCATACTTGACCGGCGAAGAGCTCCGCTGCCTCCGGATACGGCGCGGGAGTCTGAGCGAGGATGAGCGGGCCCAGATTGAGTCGCATGTGGTCCACAGCTACAACTTCCTGTGCACGATCCCGTGGGGTCGCGGCTTCCGGCAGGTGCCCCAGATCGCGCGGGACCACCACGAGAAGCTCGACGGGACGGGGTATCCGCGGCGGAAGTGCGGGGACCAGATTCCCGTGCAGGCCCGCATGATGACGATCGCCGACATCTACGATGCGCTTACGGCGGCCGATCGCCCTTACAAACCCGCCCTCGAGCCGGAGACAGCGCTGGCCATCCTGGGAGACGAGGTGAGGCAGGGGAAACTGGATGCAGCCCTGTTCTCGGTCTTCGTGGAGGCCCACGTCTACCGGAAGGTCCTTAAGACTACGTAA
- a CDS encoding PhoH family protein, whose product MSEPTSPADPQDALAARDQIAFDDNAALLELSGANGEHLKALERELAVQIHVRGNELTVVGAPEAVEQTSSLLGQLYALAKKGRALGREQLLQAVRVLKADGRVNVKAIFTDTVLATSMANVLPKSLAQKEYVDAMRSHDIVFGIGPAGTGKTYLAMAMAVGALQRRAVKRIILTRPAVEAGEKLGFLPGDLAEKVNPYLRPLYDALHDMMELDRAEQLIARGQIEVAPLAFMRGRTLNGSFVVLDEAQNTTGDQMLMFLTRLGFDSKAVVTGDVTQVDLPPGAQSGLSEAQRLLAGVEGIAFCRFTERDVVRHPLVQKIIKAYEGRGRAGSDEPTRL is encoded by the coding sequence GTGAGCGAACCCACGTCCCCCGCCGACCCGCAAGACGCCCTTGCGGCGCGCGACCAGATCGCCTTCGACGACAACGCGGCGCTGCTCGAGCTCTCGGGCGCGAACGGAGAGCACCTGAAGGCCCTCGAACGAGAGCTGGCCGTTCAGATCCACGTGCGCGGCAACGAGTTGACGGTGGTCGGCGCACCGGAGGCCGTCGAGCAGACGAGCTCCCTGCTCGGACAGCTCTACGCGCTGGCGAAGAAGGGGCGCGCGCTCGGCCGCGAACAGCTCCTGCAAGCCGTCCGGGTGCTCAAGGCGGACGGGCGCGTCAACGTGAAGGCCATCTTCACGGACACGGTCCTCGCCACCTCCATGGCCAACGTCCTGCCGAAGAGCCTGGCGCAAAAGGAATACGTGGACGCGATGCGCAGCCACGACATCGTCTTCGGCATCGGTCCCGCGGGGACCGGCAAGACCTACCTCGCCATGGCGATGGCCGTCGGGGCCCTTCAGCGACGCGCGGTGAAGCGGATCATTCTCACCCGGCCCGCGGTGGAGGCCGGCGAGAAGCTCGGGTTCCTCCCCGGCGACCTGGCCGAGAAGGTGAACCCCTACCTGCGGCCGCTCTACGACGCCCTCCACGACATGATGGAGCTGGACCGGGCGGAGCAGCTCATTGCCCGCGGGCAGATCGAGGTGGCGCCGCTGGCTTTCATGCGCGGACGCACCCTGAACGGCTCCTTCGTGGTGCTGGACGAGGCGCAGAACACCACCGGGGATCAGATGCTCATGTTCTTGACGCGCCTCGGCTTCGACTCGAAGGCCGTCGTTACCGGGGACGTGACGCAGGTCGATCTGCCGCCCGGCGCCCAGAGCGGCCTCTCCGAGGCGCAGCGCCTACTCGCGGGGGTCGAGGGGATTGCGTTCTGTCGCTTCACCGAGCGGGACGTGGTTCGACATCCCCTGGTGCAGAAGATCATCAAGGCCTACGAGGGACGCGGCCGCGCCGGCTCGGACGAGCCCACGCGTCTGTAG
- a CDS encoding agmatine deiminase family protein yields MKTRRQRHLWVAPALVASVAVGACSSRNDTSRAPRSRAAAGEPLRAVSPADEGARRLPRGAELLRTSGRRPVLPKWKTAAERTVERLFQAASGKGLAHIDQFDDYRRNNLARFYVTNAPATPGVRAPAEHDPSQAYLLQWQTGLGPSRDAIYREMVKGAWGVVPVILVHEDAAHKARLEQELVAAGLNPADATRVGWFQHAMSSIWVRDSGPLAIVGDAAAPKVSFVDFRYFHTRVLDDVVPTDLAAAWGVNVFRPDLDFEPGNFMTTSDGLCAASKGVLWFNLQFTQSAVEQVFKDYLGCKKTLFPTPLKGEGTTHIDMFAKFGPDASVLVGEYASSQDAGNKAILDANAALFAAATTGTGLPVKVTRIPMPDNNGGFAGKIWRTYTNSIALASPDGSKKVLLIPVYSDEASREATALAAYSAAFPGWTQTKIDSKEIIGWGGAMHCIAMQLPVGQRAKLEADAQERCSPKSVRCARASCGNIRASGCCEGDLLKYCSSQGKLEALDCSGEPQCGWDGQNGWYDCAQQATSDPSGKNPRTCGVLTDGAVPDGGGHDAGTSTGNCGRVSYEGCCDGERLRFCENNLLQTMDCAGNPKCGWDPTNGAYDCGTDGGVDPRGVSPKSCVGLLPDAGPSTRDASGAPEGGTRADAASADGTAPAGDARASADLSTPSADAGGVRVDAGKERAGQGCSCDVAAPPSATGAFSLLGLLVLGRCRRGRRAPRRSPDR; encoded by the coding sequence ATGAAGACGCGACGCCAGCGACACCTTTGGGTCGCTCCGGCCCTCGTCGCGAGCGTGGCCGTCGGCGCTTGCAGCTCCCGAAACGACACCTCCCGCGCCCCGCGCTCGCGCGCCGCGGCAGGCGAACCGCTCCGCGCCGTATCCCCGGCCGACGAGGGGGCCCGACGACTCCCTCGCGGCGCCGAGCTCCTTCGAACCTCCGGAAGACGCCCAGTGCTCCCCAAGTGGAAGACCGCCGCGGAGCGCACCGTCGAACGGCTCTTCCAGGCCGCCTCCGGCAAGGGGCTCGCGCACATCGATCAGTTCGACGACTACCGGCGCAACAACCTGGCTCGCTTCTACGTGACGAATGCGCCGGCGACCCCGGGCGTGCGCGCCCCGGCCGAGCACGACCCCAGTCAGGCCTACCTCCTCCAGTGGCAGACCGGCCTCGGACCCTCCCGCGACGCGATCTACCGGGAGATGGTCAAGGGGGCGTGGGGCGTCGTGCCCGTGATCCTGGTGCACGAAGACGCGGCCCACAAGGCCCGGCTCGAGCAGGAGCTCGTGGCGGCGGGCCTGAATCCCGCCGACGCGACGCGCGTGGGGTGGTTCCAGCACGCGATGAGCAGCATCTGGGTCCGCGACTCGGGGCCGCTCGCCATCGTCGGCGACGCCGCCGCCCCCAAGGTCTCGTTCGTGGACTTCCGATACTTCCACACGCGCGTTCTGGACGACGTCGTGCCGACCGACCTCGCCGCCGCCTGGGGGGTGAACGTCTTTCGCCCCGACCTCGACTTCGAACCGGGGAACTTCATGACCACGAGCGACGGCCTTTGCGCGGCGAGCAAAGGGGTGCTCTGGTTCAATCTCCAGTTCACGCAGAGCGCCGTGGAGCAGGTCTTCAAGGACTACCTCGGGTGCAAGAAGACGCTCTTTCCGACCCCCCTCAAGGGGGAGGGAACGACGCACATCGACATGTTCGCCAAGTTCGGCCCGGACGCCAGCGTGCTCGTCGGGGAGTACGCCTCCTCGCAGGACGCCGGGAACAAGGCCATCCTGGATGCGAACGCCGCCCTCTTCGCCGCCGCGACGACGGGGACGGGCCTACCCGTCAAGGTGACGCGCATCCCGATGCCCGACAACAACGGGGGCTTCGCCGGCAAGATCTGGCGCACCTACACCAACTCGATCGCCCTCGCGAGCCCGGACGGCAGCAAGAAGGTGCTCCTCATTCCGGTCTATTCCGACGAGGCCAGCCGTGAGGCTACCGCCCTGGCGGCCTACTCCGCTGCGTTTCCCGGCTGGACCCAGACCAAGATCGACAGCAAGGAGATCATCGGCTGGGGTGGGGCGATGCACTGCATCGCGATGCAGCTCCCCGTCGGCCAGCGGGCCAAGCTCGAGGCCGACGCCCAGGAGCGCTGCTCGCCGAAGAGCGTCCGCTGCGCCCGGGCCTCGTGCGGCAACATCCGCGCCTCCGGCTGCTGCGAGGGGGACCTCCTCAAGTACTGCAGCAGCCAGGGCAAGCTCGAGGCCCTGGACTGCAGCGGCGAGCCCCAGTGCGGCTGGGACGGGCAGAACGGCTGGTACGACTGCGCCCAGCAGGCCACCTCCGATCCCTCGGGGAAGAACCCACGCACCTGCGGCGTGCTCACCGACGGGGCTGTCCCCGACGGCGGCGGGCACGACGCGGGCACCTCGACCGGCAACTGCGGCCGCGTCTCCTACGAAGGCTGCTGCGACGGGGAGCGGTTGCGCTTCTGCGAGAACAACCTGCTGCAGACCATGGACTGCGCGGGCAACCCGAAATGCGGCTGGGATCCCACCAACGGGGCGTACGATTGCGGCACGGACGGCGGCGTCGATCCGAGAGGCGTGAGCCCCAAGTCGTGCGTGGGGCTGCTCCCCGACGCCGGACCGTCGACGCGCGATGCGAGCGGCGCGCCCGAGGGTGGAACGCGTGCCGACGCGGCAAGTGCTGACGGCACGGCGCCGGCCGGAGACGCACGGGCTTCCGCGGATCTGTCGACTCCCTCCGCGGACGCCGGCGGGGTCCGCGTCGATGCAGGGAAGGAGAGAGCGGGACAGGGCTGCAGCTGCGACGTCGCCGCTCCCCCCTCGGCGACAGGCGCATTTTCGCTTCTCGGCTTGCTGGTCCTCGGGCGCTGTCGCCGTGGGCGGCGAGCGCCACGAAGGAGTCCTGACCGGTGA
- the mazG gene encoding nucleoside triphosphate pyrophosphohydrolase — protein sequence MTHRSEALGTPGTLPWLETIMRRLLAPDGCPWDREQTLASLKPFLLEECYEVLDAIDEGDGDHHTEELGDLLFQIVFQAELAGRSLEEVIRGIGEKLIRRHPHVFGETRVRDTEEVLANWERLKAEERTSPRPTLAGVPRAMPALQRAYELSRKAAKAGFEWPDAGAARRKVDEELGEVDAALAEGDADEVRAELGDLLFAVAVWGRKLGVEPEEALREAGARYERRFTRMEAELGAEGKAMQSCSLDELLARWARAKGGPAV from the coding sequence ATGACCCACAGATCCGAAGCCCTGGGAACACCGGGGACCCTGCCCTGGCTCGAGACCATCATGCGCCGACTCCTCGCCCCCGACGGCTGCCCGTGGGACCGCGAGCAGACCCTCGCCAGCCTGAAGCCCTTTCTCCTCGAGGAGTGCTACGAAGTGCTGGACGCGATCGACGAAGGCGACGGGGACCATCACACCGAGGAGCTTGGGGACCTGCTCTTCCAGATCGTGTTCCAGGCGGAGCTCGCGGGGCGCTCGCTCGAGGAGGTCATTCGGGGGATCGGGGAGAAACTGATCCGGCGGCACCCGCACGTCTTCGGCGAGACGCGGGTACGCGACACGGAGGAGGTGCTCGCCAACTGGGAACGGCTCAAGGCCGAGGAGCGGACCTCGCCGCGTCCCACGCTGGCGGGCGTTCCACGCGCCATGCCGGCGCTCCAGCGGGCCTACGAGCTCTCACGCAAGGCGGCCAAGGCGGGGTTCGAATGGCCTGACGCGGGGGCCGCGCGGCGCAAGGTGGACGAGGAGCTCGGCGAGGTGGACGCTGCGCTCGCCGAGGGCGATGCCGACGAGGTTCGGGCGGAGCTCGGGGACCTGCTCTTCGCCGTGGCGGTGTGGGGCCGCAAGCTGGGCGTCGAGCCGGAGGAGGCGCTGCGCGAGGCGGGGGCCCGCTACGAGCGACGCTTCACCCGGATGGAGGCCGAGCTCGGCGCGGAGGGCAAGGCCATGCAGTCGTGTTCGCTCGACGAGCTTCTCGCGCGGTGGGCTCGGGCCAAGGGGGGGCCGGCGGTCTAG
- a CDS encoding GYD domain-containing protein: MPIYLSRFSYTPATWAKLIKNPEDRRAAAKQYIEAVGGKLHGFWYAFGEHEGYNLWEAPDNVSMAAAALAINAGGALSSLQTTPLMTVEETLAALKKAASIKYRPPGDK, encoded by the coding sequence ATGCCGATCTACCTGAGCCGATTCAGCTACACACCGGCAACCTGGGCGAAGCTCATCAAGAACCCCGAGGACCGCCGAGCGGCAGCGAAGCAGTACATCGAAGCCGTCGGCGGGAAGCTGCACGGTTTTTGGTATGCCTTCGGCGAGCATGAGGGATACAACTTGTGGGAGGCTCCGGATAACGTGTCGATGGCCGCGGCGGCGCTCGCGATAAACGCGGGCGGAGCGCTGAGTTCGCTGCAGACGACCCCATTGATGACGGTCGAGGAGACGCTCGCTGCCTTGAAGAAGGCGGCGTCGATCAAGTATCGGCCACCGGGAGACAAGTAG
- a CDS encoding P1 family peptidase, whose translation MTVTSLSELPGVLVGHATDLAGLTGCTAILFPDGAVAGGAVVGTATGSRELAVLEPRHHVERIHGVCLAGGSAFGLAAADGVMRVLAAHGVGHRTLAGVVPIVPAAVVYDLGLGDPGAWPDARLGEAAATQALARTPASSGCVGAGTGVSAGKLQGLACATKTGLGQAGLCTDEGLAVGALVVLNPVGDVLDGTRSGILAGARRTPTSDELLGSAALIRAGAVAQSPTHNTTLVVVATTARLTRVEAEWVAHQSAVALARRIDPPFTLYDGDVVICASVGDHAVDLHRVGLLCRDATDAAIQDACLAATPLGGLPVARGLHQPV comes from the coding sequence ATGACGGTCACGAGCCTCTCGGAGCTGCCGGGCGTCCTGGTCGGTCACGCCACCGACCTCGCGGGCCTCACCGGGTGCACGGCGATCCTCTTCCCCGACGGGGCCGTCGCCGGAGGCGCGGTGGTCGGAACCGCCACCGGCAGTCGCGAGCTGGCGGTCCTCGAACCCCGACACCACGTGGAGCGGATCCACGGCGTCTGTCTCGCGGGGGGTAGCGCCTTTGGCCTCGCGGCGGCGGACGGGGTCATGCGCGTGCTCGCCGCCCACGGGGTGGGCCATCGAACCCTCGCCGGCGTGGTGCCGATCGTCCCGGCCGCCGTGGTGTACGACCTCGGCCTCGGAGACCCGGGCGCCTGGCCCGACGCACGCCTCGGCGAGGCAGCCGCCACTCAGGCCCTCGCGCGCACGCCCGCCAGCTCCGGCTGCGTCGGCGCGGGCACCGGCGTCTCCGCCGGCAAGCTCCAAGGTCTCGCCTGCGCCACCAAGACAGGGCTCGGGCAAGCGGGGCTTTGCACCGACGAGGGCCTGGCCGTGGGCGCGCTCGTCGTACTGAACCCCGTGGGCGACGTCCTCGACGGCACGCGGAGCGGCATTCTCGCCGGGGCGCGACGAACGCCGACTTCGGACGAGCTGCTCGGCTCCGCGGCGCTCATCCGCGCGGGCGCCGTCGCGCAATCGCCGACCCACAACACCACGCTCGTGGTGGTCGCCACCACCGCGCGCCTCACCCGCGTGGAGGCGGAGTGGGTCGCGCACCAGAGCGCGGTGGCGCTGGCCCGACGGATCGATCCTCCGTTCACCCTCTACGATGGGGACGTGGTGATCTGCGCCTCCGTCGGGGATCACGCCGTGGATCTGCACCGCGTGGGCCTGCTCTGCCGGGATGCGACCGACGCGGCGATCCAGGATGCGTGTCTGGCGGCCACCCCGCTCGGGGGCCTGCCCGTCGCGCGCGGCCTGCACCAGCCCGTTTAG
- the murJ gene encoding murein biosynthesis integral membrane protein MurJ gives MSEASRDGRQLTRSAGIVGLFTLFSRILGLVRDGVVAAAYPKRATDPFYVAFTIPNVFRQLLAEGSLTVAFVPVFTELRQRAGDDAAKALYAKTMGAALLVLLLVTAAGVGLAPQVVRLFAYGLVDDADKLGLAILLTRVMFPFLITVGVTALAMGVLNTYRHFAAPALAPVLLNACIISVVLTTSRAMPHLGLPPIAALGFGVLLGGVAQVLLQAGPLRSRGLLLRPRLDLGDPGVRRIGRLMLPSILGLAIYQVNVILARQFASFLEEGSISYIYYAQRLIEFPMGIFAVAVATVSLPSYAAQVTAGNLDELRRTYGYSLRVVAFVLLPATAGLIALGLPLCSVLFQRGAYTHAMAQETARTLLGFACGLWAAGGVRQTVPVFYALQDTRTPVKVGALALLAYIGSALLLRHRLQALGLALAVAISSTVNLLLLLVLLRVRLGPLGLRSVALTLARSSLAAVGAGFCAHLVTRFGDWPQGGRAPLNYAVLLGAVVAGMVSYALLAALLRAPELHELARAFARRRRPGPR, from the coding sequence ATGTCGGAGGCCTCGCGCGACGGAAGGCAGCTCACCCGGTCGGCCGGGATCGTGGGCCTCTTCACGCTCTTCAGCAGGATCCTGGGCCTCGTCCGCGACGGCGTGGTGGCTGCCGCGTACCCCAAGCGGGCCACCGACCCGTTTTACGTTGCCTTCACGATCCCGAACGTTTTCAGGCAGCTCCTGGCGGAGGGGTCGCTCACCGTGGCCTTCGTGCCGGTCTTCACCGAGCTGCGCCAACGCGCCGGGGACGACGCGGCCAAGGCGCTCTACGCCAAGACCATGGGAGCGGCGCTCCTGGTGCTGCTGCTCGTCACAGCGGCCGGGGTCGGTCTGGCGCCGCAAGTGGTCCGCCTCTTCGCCTACGGCCTCGTGGACGACGCCGACAAGCTCGGCCTCGCCATCTTGCTCACGCGTGTCATGTTCCCCTTCCTGATCACCGTCGGGGTCACGGCCCTGGCCATGGGGGTCCTGAACACCTACAGGCACTTCGCCGCGCCGGCCCTGGCCCCCGTGCTCCTCAACGCCTGCATCATCAGCGTGGTCCTCACCACGAGCCGGGCCATGCCGCACCTCGGTCTGCCGCCCATCGCCGCCCTCGGCTTCGGGGTCCTGCTCGGAGGGGTGGCGCAGGTGCTGCTTCAGGCCGGGCCGCTCCGCTCCCGCGGCCTCCTGCTGCGACCGCGCCTCGACCTCGGCGATCCCGGCGTACGGCGCATCGGCCGCCTGATGCTCCCCTCGATCCTCGGCCTGGCGATCTACCAGGTGAACGTGATCCTGGCCCGCCAGTTCGCCTCCTTCCTGGAGGAGGGGAGCATCAGCTACATCTACTATGCGCAGCGGCTCATCGAGTTCCCGATGGGCATCTTCGCCGTCGCGGTGGCCACGGTATCTCTGCCGAGCTACGCGGCGCAGGTGACGGCGGGGAACCTGGACGAGCTCCGTCGAACCTACGGCTACAGCCTGCGGGTGGTGGCCTTCGTGCTCTTGCCGGCCACTGCGGGGCTCATCGCGCTCGGTCTTCCTCTCTGCTCGGTGCTCTTCCAGCGCGGCGCCTATACCCACGCGATGGCGCAGGAGACCGCGCGCACCCTCCTCGGGTTCGCGTGTGGGCTCTGGGCCGCCGGCGGCGTCCGTCAGACGGTCCCCGTCTTCTATGCGCTCCAGGACACGCGCACGCCCGTGAAGGTGGGGGCCCTCGCGCTTCTCGCGTACATCGGCAGCGCCCTCCTGCTTCGCCATCGCCTTCAGGCCCTCGGCCTCGCCCTGGCCGTGGCCATCTCGTCCACGGTGAACCTCCTGCTCTTGCTCGTGCTCCTGCGGGTCCGTCTCGGCCCGCTCGGGCTTCGAAGCGTCGCGCTCACGCTCGCCCGCTCGAGCCTCGCCGCCGTCGGCGCGGGGTTCTGCGCACACTTGGTGACGCGCTTCGGGGACTGGCCGCAAGGTGGGCGCGCCCCCCTCAACTACGCCGTGCTCCTCGGCGCCGTAGTGGCCGGGATGGTGAGCTACGCTCTGCTTGCGGCCCTGCTACGCGCCCCGGAGCTGCACGAGCTCGCCCGGGCCTTCGCCCGCAGGCGCCGCCCAGGTCCCCGATGA